In the Sandaracinaceae bacterium genome, CCAGTGGGTCCCCGAGGCGTCCAGGAACGCGTGCTCGTAGTCGCCGCTGGTGGAGATCGATCCGTCGGTCACCTCGAGGAACCCGATGTAGGTCGCCGGGTCGCGCGGGTGCTGGATGCCGACCCGCCAGGGCCGACCGGAGCGCATGCCGTGGACCTGCACCTGGCCGCCTCCGAACATCATGTACGACTCGGCGCCGCCCTCCCGCAGGATGGCCCCGGCGCGATCGAGCGCGTAGCCCTTGCCGATGCCTCCGGTGCCGATGGCCATGCCTTCGCGAGCGAGGCGCACGGTGCGGGCCTCCTCGTCGAGCGCGATCGCCTCCCAGTCCACGAAGCGGAGCCGGGCCCGCACCTCCGCGCGCGTCGGGACGCTCTCCTCGCCGGGCTGGAACGTGTAGAGCCCGCGGAGCGCGGCCCAGGACAGGTCGAAGGCGCCATCGCTCCAGCGGGACACGTCGAGCCCGGCCTTCACCACGCGCAGGCTGTCGGGGCCGACCTCGACCGGCCGCTCGCGCCCGGCCGCGGCGTTGATGCGCGAGATCTCGCTGTCGTCCTGCCACTCGCTGAGCACGTCCTCGAGCCGCTCGATCTCGTCGAGGGCGCGCCCGATGAGCGGCGCCGCCTGCGCCTCGGGCATGCCGCCGACGCTGATCTGGAAGACGGTGCCCATGATCGGCCGGCTCCGCTGCACGAGCGCGTCGGGGTCGACCTCGTCCTCGGACTCCGCCTCCTCCTCCGAGGTCGCGGGGGTGGGGCCCTCGAGCTCCACGGGGCGGAGCTGAGGCTCGTCGTCGCCGCAGCCGATGAGGGCCAGGGCGAGCAGCAGACAGAGGCGAATGCGCATCATCAGGGGAAGCGGACCTGGACGCCGCCGGTGGCGTCGGGGGAGATGCCGAAGGCACGGAGGAAGAGGATGTTGACGCCGACCTGCACGTAGAACCCGAGGTACCGCAGGACGTCGAGCTGCACGCCGACCTCACCGCGCACGCCGAAGTCGACGTCGCCCCAGCTGGACACGCCGCCGCCCGACGGCGTGAAGTCGAGCATCGCGCGCGCGCCGAGGAAGAGCTTGAAGAGCGACTCGGGGGAGATGTACGCGCGGATGCCGAGCCCCGTCTGGAGCACGTTGTTCTCGGTGGGCTCGACCCCGACCATGCCGATGCGGCCCATGGCGGTGATCTCGAGGCCGGGCGTGACGCCGAAGCTCAGATCCAGGTCGGCGACGCCGGAGCCCACGAAGAAGCAGAACGTGCTGCCGTCGTCGTCGCAGCGGGGGCCGTCCTCGTAGCGGATGCCGAAGAAGAAGGGCACGCCGGCGCCGACGCGGATGCCGACCTGATACTCGTGGTCGAGCGACTCGCCGGCGTCCTCGTCTTCGTCGTCTTCGACCACGACGACCGCGCCGCGAGGGGCCGTCATCGCCGCCTGCTCGGCCTCGAGCTCGTCCTGGCGAGGGTCGATCTCGACGGAGCTCGTGGCGCGCGCGGGGACGTCCGCGCCCGTCGCGCCCTCGTCCGACGCGTCTGCCTCGAGATCGGCGTCCGCCGGCGCCTCGCCTTCGACGCCGTCCGGCGCCTCGGACGCCGTCTCCGGCGCGTCGCCGTCCTGCGCGATCGCGGCCCCGGGCAGAGCGAGGCCGAGCCATGCGACGAGGGCGAGCGGGATTCGACGTGACATGGGAAGCCAGGCGGGTGCGGAAAACGAGCGATGGCGCTAGCTTCCGGCCGATGGCGGGCAATCTATCGGAGGCCTCCGGAGCGGACAAGCGCGTCACGCGCACCGCCGTGACCCTCGCCGTGGGCCTGCTGCTCTCCGCCGTCGCGCCCAGCGCGGCCGAGGCGCTCGGGGAGTCGTCGCTCTTCGAGGTGCGCACGGTCGCCTACGAGGGCGGCGACGCGCGTCCGCGCCCGACCGCGCCCTACCGGCTGGCGTGGGAGGTTCGCAAGCGGACCAGCATCGACGTCGAGCTGCGGCCGGGGAGCTCGCGCCTCGATGACACGTCCATCTTCGATCACCCCTTCCTCTACTGGACCGGCGACGAGGCGTTCGAGCCGCTGTCGGAGGCCGAGATCGTCGGGCTCCGGCGCTTCGTCCGCTTCGGCGGCTTCGTGCTCATCGACGACGCGGCCCCCGAGCACGCGGGCTTCGATCGCTCGGTCCGCCGCGAGCTCGGCCGCGCGTTCCCGGACCGCCGGCTGCGCCAGCTGGATGGCACGCACACCGTCTTCCGCACCTTCTATCTGCTGCGGCGCCCGGAGGGGCGGGTCCGAGGGCCGGCGCACCTCGAGGGGCTCGACTTCGGCGATCGGGTGGCGATCGTCTACAGCCGCCACGATCTCGGTGGCGCGTGGGCGCGCGACAACCTGGGCGCCTGGCAGCATTCGGTGTCGCCGGGCGGGGAAGAGCAGCGGGAGCGCGCGATCCGCCTCGGCGTGAACCTCGTGATGTACGCGCTCTGCCTCGACTACAAGGACGACCAGGTGCACGCGCCGTTCATCATGCGGCGGCGCGGCGGCGCGCCTTGATGGGTGGTCGGTGATGGAGGGCGCGGCCTTCTCGTTCGCGGTCCCCGGCGGCGCCTGGACCGCCGCGGCGCTCGCGCTGCTGCTCGCGGTCGCGGTCGCGGCGTCGCTGTGGGCGCTCCGGCTGGAGACGCGCCCCGGGCGTCGCGCGCTCCTCGCCGGGCTCCGCGTGCTCACGGCCGTCGCCGCGTGGGTCGTCGCCGTGCAGCCGCGGTGGGTCGGCGAGCGCTTCGAGGAGAGCGAGGGGCGCCTGGCGGTCCTCGTCGACGCCTCGCGCAGCATGTCGCTGCCGCGCGGCGCGTCCTCGTCGTCGGTCGGCGCCTCGCGGGCGGAGCGCAGCCGGGCGCTGCTCGAGCGCTGGGCCGACGACGCGTCGGGGCCCGTCGCGACCTTCACCTTCGGGGAGCGGCTCGCCAGCACGGAGCTCGGCGCGCTCGCGGAGGGGTTCTCGCCGAGCGCCGACCAGAGCCGGCTCGGCGCCGCGCTCGAGGCGTTGCTCATGCAGGAGGTGGGCGCGGAGCTGGGCGCGGTGATCGTGGTGAGCGACGGCGCCGATCGCAGCGGCTTCGATCCCGCGCGCTTCGCGGCGAGCGGCGTGCGCGTGCACGCGGTGGCCACGTCCGAGGACGGGCTGCGCGACGACGCCATCGCCGAGGTGTCGGCCGACCCGGTCGGCTTCCTCCGGCGGCCGGCGCGGGTCCGGGTCGTCGTGCGCTCTCTCGGAGGCGCGGGCGGGCCCATCCCGGTCACCCTCCGGCGGGGCGACGAGGTCGAGCGCGAGGTCATCGCGGAGGTGCCGCCCGACGGCGAGGTCGAGGTGGAGATCCCCTTCACCCCGCGGCGCCTCGGCCGCGAGGTCTATCGCGTCAGCATCCCGCGCACGCCGGAAGACGCGGTGCCCGAGAACGACGAGCGCGCCTTCCTCGTTCGGGTGGTGCGGGACAAGTTACGTGTCCTGCTCGTGGCCGGACAGCCCAGCTGGGACGAGCGCTACCTGCGCGCCTTCCTGAAGCGCGACCCGGCCACGGATCTCATCTCGTTCTTCATCCTCCGCAACACGTCCGACCTGACCATGGCCGGGCCGGACGAGCTGGCGCTCATCCCGTTCCCGACCGATGAGCTCTTTCACGAGCACCTGGGCAGCTTCGACCTCGTCGTCTTCCAGAACTTCGAGTACGGGCCGTACCAGATGGCCAGCTACCTCCCGCGCATCCGCGACTACGTGATGCGGGGCGGGAGCTTCGCGATGATCGGCGGGCCGCTCTCGTTCCACTCGGGCGGCTACGCGTCGACCCCCATCGCGGAGATCCTGCCGGTGGAGCTGCCCCCGCCCGGCGCGCCTCCCTCGCAGACGGTGGTCACCGATCCTTTCCAGCCGCGGGTCCGCGACGGGATGGAGCGGCACCCGCTGATCTCGCTGGTGCCCGACCCGGTCCAGAACGCGACCCTGTGGTCCAGGCTCGCGCCGCTGGTCGGGGCGAACGTCGTCCGCGCGGTGCGCTCGGAGGGCGCGGTGCTCCTCGATCACCCGGCGGCGCGCATGGAAGGCGGGGGCCCGCTGCCCGTGCTCGTGCTGGGGACGGCGGGGGAGGGGCGCACCCTCGCGCTCACGACCGACACGACCTGGCGCTGGGGCATCACGACGGGCGGCGAGACGGGCGACGCGTCGACCTACGAGCGCTTCTGGGATCGGGCCATCCGCTGGCTGAGCCGTGACCCCGCGCTCGAGCCGGCGCGGGTCACGACCGACCGCGAGCGCTACGGCCCGGGGGCGGGGGCGCGCGTGGAGGCGCTGCTCCGCGACGAGCGCTACCAGCCGTTCGCGGACGAGAACGTGGAGCTGGTCCTCGAGGACGCGTCCGGGAACGAGCTGGGCCGCGAGCGCGCCCGGACCGATCGGGACGGAGAGGCCGCGGCGACGGTGACCTTGCCCCACGCGCCGGGCGCCTATCGGGTGGCCGCGCGCCGCGCGGGTCGTCGAGACGCGGTGGCCGCGGAGTGGCTCGTCGTGGAGGCGGGAGGCGACGAGCTCGCCGATCCCCGCGCCGCGCCCGAGCGCCTGCGCGCGCTGGCCGAGGCGACGGGCGGGACGTTCTACGCGGACCCCGAGGACGCGCCCGCCCTCGACGCGCTCGACACCACCCGGCGCCGCTCGCTCGGCACCCACGAGGAGGCGCCCTTCGGCACCGTCTGGGCGTTCCTCTTCCTGGTGGCCGCGTTCCTCGGGGAGTGGGTGCTCCGGCGACGCTGGGGACGCAGGTAGCGCTCAGCGCGCGCCGCAGCGCGCGTCGAGCTGGTCGTGGATGCGCGCCGCGAGGGCGCCCGTGAACGCCGACAGATCCGGGGCGCAGACCGAGCCGAGCAGGGTCGGCACGTCGCGCTCGGCGAGCGAGGCCGCGAGCGCGACGAGGCGCGCGGGAGGCGTCGCGCGCACCTCGGGGGTCTCGCACGACGCGGCGAGGCGGGGCTCCTCGCCGGGCTCGACCGTGGGCACCAGCTCGCGACGGAGCCGCTCGTAGTCGGCCGCGGTGGGCTCGAGCGGCTCGTCGGGGGAGGTGCCGGCGAGCAAGGCGAAGAGGTGGTCTCGCTCGCCGCGCACCTCGAGCAGGCCGCTCGTGAAGCGCCGCACGGGGTAGAGCGACTCGCTCCCCTCGAACGCGCACGCGAGGTCCGCCGAGAGGCCGCTCAGATCGAAGATGAACTCGCCGCCCGGCCTCACCGAGCAGTCGTCCCCGTCGCTGACCACCACCGTGACGAGCAGCCCCTCCTCGCCGAGGAGATCGTCGTTGCCGAGATCCGCGTGGCCGAGCTGGCTCTGATCGAGATCGAAGCGGAGCCGCGAGGAGGCGGGCGTGAGCCCCCAGAGGGCCGCCTCGAGCGGCTGGGTGAAGGCGCACCCGATCTCACCGACCTCGGCCCGACAGCGCGCCTCCTCGAGGAACCCCGCTGGATCGTCCTCCAACGCCGAGAACGGAGGGAAGCTTCGATCACACGCTGGGTCGAACGCGTCGGGGCGTGTGATGAGCAGGCCCTCGCCGGATCGCTCGCAGCCGGGGACGCGCGCCGAGCCGCTCCCGAGATCGCTCCGGATCACCCCGAAGTGCAGCGCGGTGACGGGCTCGCGGTCGGGCTCCCCGTCTCCATCGAGGTCGCCGCTCGCGAGCGCGTCGACGAGCGCGGGGAGGGCGGAGGAGAGCGCGAGCTGGATGGGCCGCATGCCGGGCGCGTCGTCGATGGTGAAGACGACGTCGACCTCCGCGCAGTCTCCGCAGCGGGCGACGTGGAGCGGATCGTCGTCGTCGCAGTCGCCCGGCTCGATGACCCACTGACCGCCCTCACAAGGCGGCTCCGGGAGGAGCTCGGCGCCGCAGACCCGAGCGTCGTCGCGCCCGACCCCGTCGCCGTCGCAGTCCACGTAGAAGGGAGACGCGAGCGCGCCCTCGTCGATGCGCCGGTCGCAGTCGTCGTCCACGCCGTTGCAGCGCTCGGGGGCTCCAGGGAAGGTCGCGCGGTCGCGGTCGTCACAGTCCGCGTCCGCGTTCCCGGCCCCGAGGCAGGCCTCCGACAGGAACCCGTCTCCGTCGGCGTCTTCCGTCTCGGTGCAGCCCACGGGCGCGTCCATGCCGTAGATCGACGTGCAGCCCGTGTTGCCCAGCAGGAGGCCTCCCAGCAGGAGGGTGGCCACGAGCGCGAGCGAGAGCGATGCGAGGCGGGTCACGGCTCCTCCTCCTCCGAGAGCAGAGCCGTGCTCGGCCCCGGGTCCTCGAAGACGTGGATGAACACGAGCACGACGGTCGTCAGCGTCGCGGCCCCTCCGGCCAGCCAGAGCAGGTCCGCCGCGACGGCGAAGCGGTTCGTCTCGTCCAGCGAGTCGAGGTAGGACTGCCCCGACTGCTGAGACGTCGTCAGCGCGTCGTGTGATTGAATGGTCATCGCCGTGAAGATGCCCGCCGCCCCGAGGAGGGCGAGCGCGAGCGCGCCCGCGGTGAGGGTGTCCTCCGTGAACGGGCCGCGTGGCGCCGGGCTCAGCGACACCCGCGCCCAGCTCCGCGCGTCCTCGCGGACCTCGATCTCGCCCGTATAGGGCTGCATCCCGTCCAGCCGCAGCTCGAGCCGATGCGTGCCGACGGGGACGCGCTCGAGCACCTGCGGCGCGTAGCCCCACTCGGCGTCGTCGATGCGGATCTGCGCGCCCGGCTGGTTGGCGATGACCGACAGCTCCCCCGTGGGGCCCGTCAGCTCGGCGTGCGCGCTCACCGTCCCGTCGGCCGGCACGGTCAGCGCCTCGCTCCATCGGTCCCGACCCGAGCTGGCCCGCACCTCGTAGTGCCCCGCGGGCAGCGACACGTCCACCGGGCTCACGCCCTCCCACACCACTCCTTCGGGGCCGATCACGCGCACCTGCGCGTCGGCGCTCGCGGTGAGCCGCAGCCGCCCGACGATGGCCGGCGGCTCGAGCGTCACGCTCACCGTGCGGCCCTCTTCCAGGGTCACCACGGAGGCCGCCGGGCGGTGGCCCTCGCGCTCGACCCACACGCGGTGTTCCCCGGCCGGGAGCGCCAGCAGGCGAGGCGTGCGCCCGTAGCGGCCCAGCTCCGCCCGGTCGACGTAGATGTCGGCGCCGGGGGGATCGCTCTCGACACGCAGCAGCGCCACCCTCGGCCGGAGCGCCTCCAGCGCCTCCTCCGCTCGCGCGCGGCGCTCGGCGTGCTCGGTGTCCGCGGCCAGGAACTCCGCAAAGTACATGTACGCTTCCTCGTTGCGCTCGAGCGCGCGGAAGCAGAAGGCGATGTTCAGGAGCGTGTTCGGGTTCGGCGCGATGCGCTGCCCGATCATGAACTCGCGTACGGCGGCGTCGTAGCGGCCCGCGTCGTAGTGGCGCCGGGCGGCTTCGTCGTGGAAGCGCGCCTCGGCCGCGCGGTCGGCGCGCGCGGGAACCGCCGACAAGGCGCATCCCAGCGCAGCGAACAACCCCAGCGCGAGGCGCAGGGCAGGGCGCAACGGCATCGGTCTCCCCCCTCTCGAGGCGCGGCGCTCAACGCGGCACGAGCGGCTCCCCCCGCCTCCGGGGGCGACGTACGCGCTCCACCCGCGGGCGCAAGCGGGTCGGCTCGGTCCGCGGCCGCAGCCGGACGCGCAGGGTGTCGGGGGTGCCGGGGCCGACCTCGACGTGCAGCGGCTCGTGGGAGGGCGCCGTGAGTCGGACGTCGCGCGTCTCCCACCCAGCCAGCCGAATGGACACGGGCGTGCGGCCCAGAACGACGCCGTCGCTCTCCACCTCGGCCCCCACTGGTGTGCTGTGGAGGCGCACGTCGCGTTGCGATGGCGCGGCTGCTGTCGGGACCGTCGCGGGCGTGACGGGCGTGGGGCGAGCGGGCGGCCGAGCCTCCTCGTGGGGCCGATCTGGCTCACCGGGCAAGGTCTCGCCCTCTTCCGGGAGCGCGGCGCCGACCGGCAGCGGGACGGTGGGCGGAACAGTGGCGACGATGGGTGGGCGCGGCGGCGTCCGAGGCGCCTCCGGCGACGACGTCAGGAGCGCCGCCGTCAGCGCCAGCGCCGCGAGCGCCACGCCGCCGAGCGCGGCCCAGACCCACGCGCGCCGCGGGCGAGCGCGCCGCGACGGGCGTTGCGGGAGCACGACGTGGACGTTCGGGATGGGCCCCGTGCGGGTGGCCGCGAGCCCGAGGAAGAGCTCGGCCAGGCCGGGCGCGAGCGGGATCCCGGAGTCGTGCGCGGCCGTCACCAGGCCCGCGCCGAACGCCTCCATCGACGGCCAGCGCGCGTCGAGCTCCCGCTGGAGCGCGCGATGCACGGCGCGCGCGATCGGGGCGGGCAGGTCGGGCCGGAGCCCCTCGAGCGGCGGCGGGTCTTCGGTGCACACCTTCATGACGAGCCCCGGCAGGGTGTCCGCCTCGAACGGGTGGCGGCCGGTCAGCGCCACGTAGAGCACCGCGCCCATCGACCAGACGTCGCTCTGCGTTCCCAGGGTGGGGCCGCCCATCGCCTGCTCGGGCGACATGAAGTGGGGCGTGCCCAGGACGCCGCCCGTGACCGTGTGCACGGCGTTCTCGCCTTCGAGCAGCTTCGCGATCCCGAAGTCGAGCACCTTCGGCACGCGGCGACCGCGCGCGTCCCGGGACACGAAGATGTTCTCCGGCTTGAGATCGCGGTGCACGATCCCGCGGTCGTGCGCCGCCGCGAGCGCGTCCATGACCGGGAGCGCGATCCCGAGGAGGGTCTGGGGGGCGAGCGGGCCCTGTCGGTCCAGCAGCGCCGCGAGGTCCTCGCCATCGAGCAGCTCCAGGACGAGGTAGGGCTGCCCGCAGCTGGGATCGACGTCCATGTCGAGGGTGTCGACGACGTTGGGGTGGGCG is a window encoding:
- a CDS encoding FAD:protein FMN transferase; amino-acid sequence: MMRIRLCLLLALALIGCGDDEPQLRPVELEGPTPATSEEEAESEDEVDPDALVQRSRPIMGTVFQISVGGMPEAQAAPLIGRALDEIERLEDVLSEWQDDSEISRINAAAGRERPVEVGPDSLRVVKAGLDVSRWSDGAFDLSWAALRGLYTFQPGEESVPTRAEVRARLRFVDWEAIALDEEARTVRLAREGMAIGTGGIGKGYALDRAGAILREGGAESYMMFGGGQVQVHGMRSGRPWRVGIQHPRDPATYIGFLEVTDGSISTSGDYEHAFLDASGTHWHHIIDLETGLPARRTMQVTLLASEGVYADALSTAAFVLGPEAALELLAEVPGHPEAVIIGPDLRLHATPGTRDRLVMRVPIEDGRIPGEPTFRRWR
- a CDS encoding DUF4159 domain-containing protein translates to MAGNLSEASGADKRVTRTAVTLAVGLLLSAVAPSAAEALGESSLFEVRTVAYEGGDARPRPTAPYRLAWEVRKRTSIDVELRPGSSRLDDTSIFDHPFLYWTGDEAFEPLSEAEIVGLRRFVRFGGFVLIDDAAPEHAGFDRSVRRELGRAFPDRRLRQLDGTHTVFRTFYLLRRPEGRVRGPAHLEGLDFGDRVAIVYSRHDLGGAWARDNLGAWQHSVSPGGEEQRERAIRLGVNLVMYALCLDYKDDQVHAPFIMRRRGGAP
- a CDS encoding glutamine amidotransferase — encoded protein: MEGAAFSFAVPGGAWTAAALALLLAVAVAASLWALRLETRPGRRALLAGLRVLTAVAAWVVAVQPRWVGERFEESEGRLAVLVDASRSMSLPRGASSSSVGASRAERSRALLERWADDASGPVATFTFGERLASTELGALAEGFSPSADQSRLGAALEALLMQEVGAELGAVIVVSDGADRSGFDPARFAASGVRVHAVATSEDGLRDDAIAEVSADPVGFLRRPARVRVVVRSLGGAGGPIPVTLRRGDEVEREVIAEVPPDGEVEVEIPFTPRRLGREVYRVSIPRTPEDAVPENDERAFLVRVVRDKLRVLLVAGQPSWDERYLRAFLKRDPATDLISFFILRNTSDLTMAGPDELALIPFPTDELFHEHLGSFDLVVFQNFEYGPYQMASYLPRIRDYVMRGGSFAMIGGPLSFHSGGYASTPIAEILPVELPPPGAPPSQTVVTDPFQPRVRDGMERHPLISLVPDPVQNATLWSRLAPLVGANVVRAVRSEGAVLLDHPAARMEGGGPLPVLVLGTAGEGRTLALTTDTTWRWGITTGGETGDASTYERFWDRAIRWLSRDPALEPARVTTDRERYGPGAGARVEALLRDERYQPFADENVELVLEDASGNELGRERARTDRDGEAAATVTLPHAPGAYRVAARRAGRRDAVAAEWLVVEAGGDELADPRAAPERLRALAEATGGTFYADPEDAPALDALDTTRRRSLGTHEEAPFGTVWAFLFLVAAFLGEWVLRRRWGRR
- a CDS encoding putative metal-binding motif-containing protein, giving the protein MTRLASLSLALVATLLLGGLLLGNTGCTSIYGMDAPVGCTETEDADGDGFLSEACLGAGNADADCDDRDRATFPGAPERCNGVDDDCDRRIDEGALASPFYVDCDGDGVGRDDARVCGAELLPEPPCEGGQWVIEPGDCDDDDPLHVARCGDCAEVDVVFTIDDAPGMRPIQLALSSALPALVDALASGDLDGDGEPDREPVTALHFGVIRSDLGSGSARVPGCERSGEGLLITRPDAFDPACDRSFPPFSALEDDPAGFLEEARCRAEVGEIGCAFTQPLEAALWGLTPASSRLRFDLDQSQLGHADLGNDDLLGEEGLLVTVVVSDGDDCSVRPGGEFIFDLSGLSADLACAFEGSESLYPVRRFTSGLLEVRGERDHLFALLAGTSPDEPLEPTAADYERLRRELVPTVEPGEEPRLAASCETPEVRATPPARLVALAASLAERDVPTLLGSVCAPDLSAFTGALAARIHDQLDARCGAR
- a CDS encoding PEGA domain-containing protein, producing the protein MSAVPARADRAAEARFHDEAARRHYDAGRYDAAVREFMIGQRIAPNPNTLLNIAFCFRALERNEEAYMYFAEFLAADTEHAERRARAEEALEALRPRVALLRVESDPPGADIYVDRAELGRYGRTPRLLALPAGEHRVWVEREGHRPAASVVTLEEGRTVSVTLEPPAIVGRLRLTASADAQVRVIGPEGVVWEGVSPVDVSLPAGHYEVRASSGRDRWSEALTVPADGTVSAHAELTGPTGELSVIANQPGAQIRIDDAEWGYAPQVLERVPVGTHRLELRLDGMQPYTGEIEVREDARSWARVSLSPAPRGPFTEDTLTAGALALALLGAAGIFTAMTIQSHDALTTSQQSGQSYLDSLDETNRFAVAADLLWLAGGAATLTTVVLVFIHVFEDPGPSTALLSEEEEP
- a CDS encoding protein kinase; protein product: MPLVTPEERVGTTIGGRYRVDAVLGRGGMGAVMRGRHVHTGREVAIKLLLPEHARDPDRLARFFQEARAAASLAHPNVVDTLDMDVDPSCGQPYLVLELLDGEDLAALLDRQGPLAPQTLLGIALPVMDALAAAHDRGIVHRDLKPENIFVSRDARGRRVPKVLDFGIAKLLEGENAVHTVTGGVLGTPHFMSPEQAMGGPTLGTQSDVWSMGAVLYVALTGRHPFEADTLPGLVMKVCTEDPPPLEGLRPDLPAPIARAVHRALQRELDARWPSMEAFGAGLVTAAHDSGIPLAPGLAELFLGLAATRTGPIPNVHVVLPQRPSRRARPRRAWVWAALGGVALAALALTAALLTSSPEAPRTPPRPPIVATVPPTVPLPVGAALPEEGETLPGEPDRPHEEARPPARPTPVTPATVPTAAAPSQRDVRLHSTPVGAEVESDGVVLGRTPVSIRLAGWETRDVRLTAPSHEPLHVEVGPGTPDTLRVRLRPRTEPTRLRPRVERVRRPRRRGEPLVPR